A window of Vidua macroura isolate BioBank_ID:100142 chromosome 4, ASM2450914v1, whole genome shotgun sequence genomic DNA:
GACCGTGTAAAGGAAATTTGGTAGAGGTCcgtttaaaaatgtaaatgcacAGCTGGGTGCAGTACAAAACATAGGCTTTTGTTAATAAATTGTGTGAACTAATAATctataatttatttcaattccAGAAATGTCCTTTTGGAGCCTTGTCAATTGTTAACTTACCTAGCAACCTGGAGAAAGAAACAACACATAGATACTGTGCCAATGCCTTTAAACTTcacaggtattttatttttcaaatatcaaagagacaaaaaatcCAAGTTTTTGATGGGGTAAACATAGTGCACATCAAAGTGTTCTTGGTTCTTATCCCACGAGCTTCCTTTAAGAAtcttaattacatttttcatattAGAAAGTATTATAATGAATAAATTCACATTAGGAATTATTTTACAGAACCCCTGCTTAAAAACAGACTGgccttaaatatttcttatgcTCTTGTATTTTTAAGGAATTTGATATGATTTGGGTTAGATATTTGGGTTAACAAAGGCTGTAATAATCAGAAGGTCTGAAAATGGGTTGCAGCATTTACTTGACCACTAAATGTTGGTGTGAGATGACATAAATATAACACAAACTTATCAATGTTTTGTACAGGTTGCCTATCCCTCGTCCAGGTGAAGTACTGGGATTGGTTGGAACCAATGGTATTGGAAAATCAACTGCCTTGAAAATTttagcaggaaaacaaaagccaaatcTTGGAAAATATGATGTATGTATCAGCAATAAAATAGAGTTAGCATTTTAGATAgctgtgtttatatttttgGACTGAACATTTGTATCTGTGAATGTGATAGATTTGTGGAGATGTTGGCACTTTGTCTATTGACCGGCAGTGACCTACTCCACACAGGACCAATAGCAGAAGGTTATTGCTAACAAAGGCTTTCTTGCAAATTGTGTCTATATCTCAAGAAAGATAAGGGTTCTAATTGTAATTGTTACTCATGAAAGATGAAAATCAGAGGTAGGTTTCTTGAAGTCACACTTAAGGGCTTGGGGTGTTTTTAATACTagtctttaaaaaatgtcaCGTTTTTCTCCCTGCATAATTTATCTATTCCCATCAGGGATTTCCATAGCCCAAGTACTGGAGTTTCTTTTAAATTACCTTTGTTTTTATCTGAACAGCTCAAGTGTCTGTGAGCACTTACCATGTATCTTTGGGATCTCTTAGGCATTTTTATCTTCGATTCTTTTGAGGAAGATTTCTCATAAAGTATGTTGTTACTGTAAGTTGTGGTTGAAGGTGTTTTCCACTGTACACTTGAATACTGAGCTCTGAAAAATCCTTAGTTTCTTCATGTTGCTAGTTACTTAGAAATAAGACTTTCTGAGAACCAGACTTAAAACAACTTGTGATCTGCTGGTATTCATGGGAATTCATAATCCATTTTCCTGTGTGTTTACTCCAAGTCAAACTGCAGCCAGTGAGCAAAAGATTTTACAAGGGCTTCTTTACCTAGCACTACTCCAAAGAGTGAATACACTAGAGAAAAGGCATAAATAATAACTATTAGGACTCCTCTTAGCAGTATTTCAGATGTTACTTTCTTACCTTCAGACTGCAGGGGGACAATTGAATTCTGATGCACGCTTTTGTCCTTCAAGAAGCACTTGTAAGAACAAGTGTTGACGCTTTCTTCAGCAGTTTCTTTACCTGAAAGAGTAATGTTTTAATAAACTGTTCATTTCGTGGCTGCTACCTAAAGCTGCAAAGAAACAGTCATTTCCCAGCTACATTTTACATTCTCTTTCAAGTTTGGTTTATATTATTTTGTGGACTTCTTGTTTCAGGTGGTAGTATTGCAGAAATAGCAAAACTTTTGACTTTCTGAATGTGTACTTAATTGAATTACCATGCTTCCAAAATCAGACTTTGCTGTGAAGGAGCCATATCAGTATGACCACAGAAACACGTGGTATGAATTGAATCTTCCATGTTGCTTCTGCTCTAAAACTGATGAAGCATTTCCTCTGTGTATTTGCTTGGTTTGGAAATATGACTGTGTCAGTCTGATCCATACTGTTTATCATCAAAGTAATTAACTCAGCACCCCTCAGAGTAGTACAGTGTGCAAGGGGGAACTTTTTCCTGGGTGATGCGCTGAAGggttccttttattttcaatttgtcatttttcctttgttttttttttttcccttctgtttcctTGGAAGTGTTTGCTAGAAGCAGAGAAAGTTACCAGATTTGTTGCATCTTCTGTGCTAGTTTGTGCTTTTATCATTCCAGTCCTTTTCCTTTGGATTAGCTGTATCAGATAGCTAGTAAGTGTGGTTACACTAATCCATGCTGTCATTTTCCCCATGAAGTTGTTTCAATTCAGTAGCTTCTTAACTGtgcacatttaattttttttgaagGCTAGTGAAACCTGGAAAAAGAAGGTCTCTAAACCTTGTTTTTAGAGtgcttttgcagatttttttggtGTGCTATTTTACAAGCATATTCTATTTGCCTTGTTGATTGGAATGAAATTAGGGTTCcttattatgtttttaaatggtATAAGTAAACCCAGGCTTTAATTTTGTCACAGGATCCACCTGACTGGCAAGAAATTTTGACTTACTTCCGAGGATCTGaactacaaaattattttaccaaGATCCTGGAAGATGACCTTAAAGCTATCATTAAACCTCAGTACGTGGACCAGATCCCTAAAGCTGCAAAGGTGAGACATTTCATGAGTAAATAGAAAGCTGGGAGCTTCTTCTGTACTATTTCTAATGTGTTTAAAGGTTTTATTTAGCAGCATAATTCAGAACTGTCTGAAATTTTTAAtgctggttgggttttttaattatttatcatGCAGGGAACAGTGGGATCAATTCTGGATAGGAAGGATGAAACTAAGACACAAACTGTTGTATGTCAGCAGCTTGGTAAGTAATTCTGTACAGtcaaattttaaagcatttgagAAGTTCATATTTACTAAAACAAATCAAGTTGTCATAATGTGATAGAACATGTAAATTATACCAACtcaaagaaaaagtaaaggTGCTTTAGTGTAAACCCAGGGCATGCTGTAATATAAATAACACAGGTAATACTTTCTGGTGGCAAACTAGTTGATACATTCTAGTTAACAGAATGTAATCCAGTTTTTGTTTCCTAGTAGAAAGTGGTTTCtttaaagctggaaaaattCCATTTAGCATCTGCTGTTCTTGCTTGCTCACAAATGTGGCAAAATCTGAGCATCCCCCTTTTTACACTGCACATAAAAATACTATCCTAATGTACCACACTCCTCCCAAAAGCTTGTATATATCTAATTTTATTGGGAGTAACACTGACTTCTGAGATTAATACAATTAATAAGAACATCTGCATAGTCCAGCCCTAGTAATGTTTTGTAAGTGTTTTGTATTTAGTTGTTGCTAAATTCACAATGGAATTCTCTTCAGTGGAACTGGGTAGTGAAGGTGGGGCTGCCATTGTGCCACCAAGAATGTGGGCTTTGAGTCCCACTTAATTTATTAGCGACACAACCTGTTCTTGAAATGTGTTCATTAAGCTGCTTAGAAAATACCTGCTTCACCCATCTCCTGTAAGGTTTGAGTGACTtgattttcctgaaaatcaGAGCTCTCCAGCCAAGTCTGACAAGAAGTACTTTCAGAACTGGTATAGTTTCTTTTTAGGGCCAGAAATCTTCACCAATGTggtggaaaaagaaatagaaatgtaatTCTTCTGCATGATAGGAAGCAGCCATGCAGCTAATGCTGCAGAGAAGCCATAGCTTGCTGTCACTTAGAATTAGCAGTATGATACTGATGCTGTATAAAGTGAATGCTTAttctccttctgttttcttttcctctctgtagaATGTTTGCTATGTTTATACATGTTTCTGTAGGTAATAAAAATAAGGATTGTTCTGTTGGTTATCACATACCTAAAATTAATTACTTACTTGCAGACTTAACAcacctgaaagaaagaaatgttgaGGACCTTTCAGGAGGAGAACTTCAGAGATTTGCTTGTGCAGTTGTTTGCATTCAGAAGGCTGATATGTATGTTTCATTTACTTCTGTTACACATTGCTTCTAGTAATCTGTCTCAGAATATGGTCCTCAAATTTACATTTATTCTTAACAATAATACTTTTGtttgaaatattgaaaaatatttaataattattaaataatgtctaaaaattatttaaaaaacaactttaGCCAACTCATCAGCTGAAAGCCATATTTACTTCATGTGTAATCTCTGGATTGTGTATACTTTTATTTATCTGAGTGGAAATAGCTGATTTCAGAAGCCAGTGTTAGATTTCAGCATCACAACCTTACAACCTCTCCCTGTTCCCACCTAAATGTATCCTGTTCGACAGCACACCTCCCTTAGAATGAGAAAGGTACAGCTGCTTTCCCACCTCTTGGAACTTGAGTCCCTCCTCTCCTGTCTTGCAAGCAGGAGAAATTACTGTCTAATCTCTGTTGTTTCCTGACTCCTTGggaccaagaaaacaaaatcagaagaGTTAcacagttttggggtttttttgctttcatgaaTTTTTGGGTTGGTTGGTCTTGTTCTGCTTGGGCTgctgttttttatttggttggtgTGAATTTCAAGTGGGTTTCCTTGTTcagttttctctttggaaaacgTCCTTCTTCCAATCTTCTAAAGTATTTCTGCACTTTTTAGTTCATGTTAAATTTAAGGTAACTGAGAATGAGTGCATGGGAATCCTATCTGCTGATTCTTGTAACCTTTGATAACTTTGTCAGAACTTTTGGGAAAGTAATACTTAACTCACTTTCACATGACAGTCTACAAAGAATGAAGGCAGAAATGCACAattgtcatttttttctcagtataaataatgataattttttatttccatttacttAATGGTTGAAATGTTAATACTATGCTTGATTAAGTAGAAAGCTTGCATTCATTAAGACTTCACTCTTCCTTTTGGGATTAGCTTCATGTTTGATGAACCTTCCAGCTACTTGGATGTCAAGCAGCGCTTGAAGGCTGCCATTACTATTCGGTCCCTCATAAACCCTGACAGGTAAATAAATGCAAGCTTCAGATATTTTGCCAGACTGTAATAATGCATGACTGCttacagagggaagaaagatcCAGTCCATCCCCTCAGAAGTGCTCACTTCTCAGTATGGTACACTAACAGATGTTTCATATTCCAAGTCAGTAATATTCTATTCTTTTGCATTTTGGAAACTTATTTCCTGTCGTTTCTTGTCCTGTTTCGAAATTTTTTTATAAGGATGGGAAAATATTGGTGGTTACTTTTCACCTGAATATTGCTGTTTCATCCCTTTCCcacaaagatttttattttcttaaaatgtgcTAAGTATTTTTCACTCAATCAACATACTTCCACTTAATGTACATAAAGAAGTTGCCAGTTCACACTGAAGATGGACTTTATCATTCACGAGTTTATTGacagtttaaaaaatgcttgTGAGAGATTTGAGCTCTGTTTTTTTAGTATAAAGTGAAGAAACCATATTAACTGAAAATCATATTGATAGCTCTTGTTTATGGAAAACTagagtgagaaaaaaagaaaaatgttttgcattgAGGTAAAAAAGCATCTCtctggctttgtttttcaggtACATTATTGTTGTAGAGCATGATCTAAGTGTGTTAGATTATCTCTCTGACTTTATCTGCTGCCTGTATGGTGTGCCAAGTGCTTATGGTGTTGTTACCATGCCTTTCAGCGTAAGAGAAGGTAATTCTTGCcatatttctctttctaaaCATTCCCAAAAATGCCAGTTGTCTGCTATATAAACATGTCCTCTTCCTGTTACAGTTCAGCAATGAAAAAGCTGTTGGATTTTTTGCAGAATTTCTGTGTTATGTGATACTAAATTTGTAACTCAACCCAAAAGTCTTCATTTTCACTTGCTATGGACATAATTTTGATACTTCCAGGTGTTTTATAAACAGTGGAGTTACATAAAAGACCCTATAAGTAGTAGAGAAAGGGCAGGAGAGAGGTTGCACAGTACAGAGGTATGTAGTGTTCAACTGAATTGACCCCAGCTGTAGTCCTGAGACTCAGTAAAATCTGGCTTTGAGAGAGTGGGTCCAACAGCAGAAGTTCCTTTTAACCCCACACACATCACTAACAGTGGATTTTCAGGAAGAGCTGCTCCACCCATTCTGTAGTTTAGTAAGGCTCTTCCTCATTCAGTTTGCAATATGCAGACCTTAAAAGAGGTCTTGTTGCTTCTTTTAACATAGCATTTAAAATCCAGCATTCTTGTTATCTGAATGGAATTTACAGCCAGGAATTGAAATTCTTCTTGTTTTACTTTGTTACAGACCTCTTTTAATGATGTTTTTTCCTCCCATCCTAggcataaatattttcctagaTGGCTATGTTCCAACAGAAAATCTAAGGTTTCGAGACGCATCTCTGGTATTTAAAGTAGCTGAAACAGCTAACGAAGAAGAGGTTAAGAAGATGTGTATGTACAAATAtccaggaatgaaaaaaaagatgggaGAATTTGAGCTATCCATTGTAGCTGGAGAATTCACTGATTCTGAAATTATGGTGATGTTAGGGGAAAATGGTAAGTGCAATTTATGCTGGAAACTGCTTCTCCAGCCCTGAATAAGATCCGAAAGCCCTTCACTTTGGGAGCCAGGCTTCAAAATTACTGGGTTTGAGTCAGGTTGAGCTGCTTGTTTCCTGGTGAAG
This region includes:
- the ABCE1 gene encoding ATP-binding cassette sub-family E member 1, with protein sequence MADKLTRIAIVNHDKCKPKKCRQECKKSCPVVRMGKLCIEVTSQSKIAWISETLCIGCGICIKKCPFGALSIVNLPSNLEKETTHRYCANAFKLHRLPIPRPGEVLGLVGTNGIGKSTALKILAGKQKPNLGKYDDPPDWQEILTYFRGSELQNYFTKILEDDLKAIIKPQYVDQIPKAAKGTVGSILDRKDETKTQTVVCQQLDLTHLKERNVEDLSGGELQRFACAVVCIQKADIFMFDEPSSYLDVKQRLKAAITIRSLINPDRYIIVVEHDLSVLDYLSDFICCLYGVPSAYGVVTMPFSVREGINIFLDGYVPTENLRFRDASLVFKVAETANEEEVKKMCMYKYPGMKKKMGEFELSIVAGEFTDSEIMVMLGENGTGKTTFIRMLAGRLTPDEGGEVPVLNVSYKPQKISPKSTGSVRQLLHEKIRDAYTHPQFVTDVMKPLQIENIIDQEVQTLSGGELQRVALALCLGKPADVYLIDEPSAYLDSEQRLMAARVIKRFILHAKKTAFVVEHDFIMATYLADRVIVFDGIPSKNTLANSPQTLLAGMNKFLSQLEITFRRDPNNYRPRINKLNSIKDVEQKKSGNYFFLDD